The Herminiimonas arsenitoxidans sequence TTTCTTTCTCCTCTCGAGTGAGATATCCGCAGATTAACCTGCGCAAATTACGTGAATGACATCGGAAATGGATATTAACACGCGCTTCAACGACCACATGAAACAAAATTGTTCGCATGCAATAGTCTAACTTGCCTCCATTTTGCCACAGCCGATGCGTCCAGCGAACGATTGCCAAATCGACTAATTAACGTTTTGTTTAAAGCGTTGTGTTTAAACAACGACTTGCTAAGAAATATTTCCCCTGGCAAAACATTGACCTTTGAACATCAAAAACGTTCATGTTTTTGAGAAATCTTTGATAAAAAGCACTCTTTTATTTCGGCAAGTTGTGCATTTCAATTAAAACGCGCCGATTTGGTGCTAAACATGCAACTAGTTTGGTGCGTTTCAATGTGCTGTCGCAATCCTTGACAGGCTGGCTGGCGCCGACACCGGCAACCTTCATATTGACCGTCACGCCCTTTTTCTTTAGATAGCTGGCAACTGCGGCAGCGCGTTTTTCCGATAAAACCTGGTTGGAACGTGCATTGCCCAGCAAATCCGTGTATCCGGTAATCGTCATGCCGCTGGCGCCATTGCATGCCGTCAGTTTCGGCAGGACATCGTGATCGATGCGGGTTTTAGCCGCTCTATTTAATACAGTCTGATTCAGACCGAAGGTTTGGTCGCTTTCCAGTGCGATAGTGAAATCGCAAGAATTTGTCGC is a genomic window containing:
- a CDS encoding OmpA family protein, which gives rise to MINKVVLGLLLGASSSYVAAQTDIQAPTNNAYTQDSRGVVTRSAFGLCWRSGAWTPGDAVAGCDGALASPIPNPTAPDVASHLDGKVAPVAIATNSCDFTIALESDQTFGLNQTVLNRAAKTRIDHDVLPKLTACNGASGMTITGYTDLLGNARSNQVLSEKRAAAVASYLKKKGVTVNMKVAGVGASQPVKDCDSTLKRTKLVACLAPNRRVLIEMHNLPK